Genomic window (Bradyrhizobium sp. 186):
CGCCGCCGAATTCGCCAAGGCGCTCGCCGGCCAGCCCTGGCTGCTGCTCGCCGCCGTGATCACGATCTACATCGTGCTCGGCGTGCTCTATGAGAGCTACATCCACCCGATCACCATCCTCTCGACGCTGCCCTCGGCCGGCGTCGGCGCGATCCTGGCGCTGATGCTGTGCGGTCAGGACCTCTCGGTGATCGGCCTGATCGGCATCATCCTGCTGATGGGCATCGTCAAGAAGAACGCGATCATGATGATCGACTTCGCGCTCGACGCGGAGCGCAACCAGGGCATGCCGGCGACCGAAGCGATCGTGCAGGCCTGTCTGCTGCGCTTCCGCCCGATCATGATGACGACGCTGGCGGCGCTGTTCGGCGCGCTGCCGCTCGCGATCGAGAGCGGCACCGGCGCCGAGCTGCGCTTCCCGCTCGGCATCTCCATCATCGGCGGCCTGCTGCTCAGCCAGCTCCTGACGCTCTACACCACCCCCGTGATCTACCTGGCGCTCGACCGCATCAACCGCCGCCTCGAGCGCGCGCTGCCGCCGGTCGAGCCTGGTGGACCGCCGGTCGCGGGTGCTACCGAGGGGATGCAGTGATGGCATCGATCTCGGAGCCCTTCATCCGCCGCCCGGTCGCGACCACGCTGCTGTCGATCGGGCTGTTCCTGCTGGGTGTCGTGGCCTACGAGTTCCTGCCCGTCGCCTCGGTCCCGAACGTCGACTTCCCCGCCATCTTCGTCTCGGCGAGTAGGCCCGGCGCCGATCCTTCCGTGATGGCGGCGACCGTGGCCTCGCCGCTGGAGCGGCGGCTCGGCGAAATCGCCGGCATCAACCAGATTACCTCGACCAGCTCGCTGGGGATGACCAGCATCCAGCTTCAGTTCGACATCGGCCGCAACATCGACAAGGCCGCGCGTGACGTCCAGGCGGCCATCAACGCGTCGCTGGTCGACCTGCCGAGCGACCTGCCGACGCTGCCGCGTTTCCGCAAGGCCAACACGGCCGGCGCTCCCGTCTTCGTGCTGGCGCTCACATCGAAGACGCTATCGGCAAGCGCAATCTACGATGTCGCCGATACCGTGCTGGCGCAGCGCATCTCACAAGTGCCTGGTGTCGGCGACGTGACGGTGAGCGGCGCCGATCAGCCGGCGGTGCGGATCCAGCTCAACCCCGTGGCGCTGTCGAACGCGGGCATTGCCACCGACGACGTGCGGACCGCGATCATCAACGCCAACCCGCTCGGTCCTGTCGGCATCTTCAACGGCGAGCGCCAGAGCGAGACGCTCTCGCTCAATCGGCAGATGCGCACGGCGAAAGAGTTCCGCGACATCGTCATCAAGAGCTCCAACGGCAATTTCGTGCGGCTCGCCGACGTCGCCGACATCGAGGACGGCGTCCGCAACGCGCGCTCGATCGCCTGGTTCAACAAGCAGCCGGCGGTGCTGATCCAGATCACCAAGCAAGGCGATGCCAACGTCATCGACACCGTCGACAGGGTCAAGGCGTTGATCCCCGTGCTGAAGCAATGGATTCCGGCTGGCGTCGATATCTCCACCCTGGTCGATCGTACCAGCACGATCCGCGCCAGCGTGCTGGACATGCAGTGGACGCTGCTGGCGACCGCCATATTGGTGATGGTCGTGGTGTTCGTGTTCCTGCGGCGGCTGACGCCGACGATCGCGGCCGGCATCTCGGTGCCGCTAGCGCTGGCCGGAACCTGCGCCGGCATGTGGGTCGCGGGCTTCTCCATCGACAATCTGTCGCTGATGGCGCTCGCGATCTCGGTCGGCTTCGTTGTCGACGACGCCATCGTCATGATCGAGAACATGTTTCGCAATCTCGAGCATGGCATGCGGCCGTTCCAGGCGGCGCTGGAGGGCGCCCGGCAGATCGGCTTCACCGTGGTCTCGATCAGCCTGTCGCTGATCGCGGCCTTCACGCCGCTGATCTTCATGGACGGCATTGTCGGCCGCCTGCTGCGCGAATTCTCGCTGACGCTCACCTTCGCAATCCTGGTGTCGACGCTGGTGTCGCTCACGGTGACGCCGATGATCTGCGCCCACTATGTCCGGCAAACACCCTCCGGAACCGCGACGCTGTTCGATCGGATCATCGAGGGCTCGCTGTCGCGAATCGTCGCCTTCTACACCCGCACCTTGCGCACGGTGCTGGAATTCCCGCTGCTGACGCTTCTGGTGTTCTTCGCCACCATCGCCCTGACGGTGACGCTCTACATCAAGGTGCCCAAGGGCTATTTCCCGACGGACGATTCCGGCTTCGTCATCGGGGCGACGCGTGCTTCGGCCGACATCTCGTTTCAGTCGATGCTAAGCCTCCAGCAGCGGCTTGCCGACATCGTGATGCAGGATCCGGCTGTGGCCGGCATCGGCTCGACGGTCGGCAGCGGCGGCGGGCCGGGCGGTGCGACCTCCAATCGCGGCACAATGTTCATCAGCCTGAAGCCGCCGGAGGAGCGCGACCACGTCTCGACGCAGCTCGTGATCGACCGGCTGCGGCGCGCTTTGTACCCCGTTCCCGGAATCCGCCTCTTCATGTTCGCGGCCCAGGACGTGCGCGCCGGCGGACGGCAGAGCGATTCCGACTACCAATACACGCTCTCCAGCACCGATCTCGGCCTGTTGCAGCAATGGGCGCCGATCGTGGCCAAACGCATGGAGACAGTCGAGGGGATCACCGACATCTCCAGCGATCGCGATCCCGGCGGGCTTCAGCTGACGCTGAGCATCGATCGCCAGAAGGCGTCGGCGCTTGGCGTCCGCGTCCAGGACATCGACAATGCGCTGAACAACGCATTTT
Coding sequences:
- a CDS encoding efflux RND transporter permease subunit; its protein translation is MASISEPFIRRPVATTLLSIGLFLLGVVAYEFLPVASVPNVDFPAIFVSASRPGADPSVMAATVASPLERRLGEIAGINQITSTSSLGMTSIQLQFDIGRNIDKAARDVQAAINASLVDLPSDLPTLPRFRKANTAGAPVFVLALTSKTLSASAIYDVADTVLAQRISQVPGVGDVTVSGADQPAVRIQLNPVALSNAGIATDDVRTAIINANPLGPVGIFNGERQSETLSLNRQMRTAKEFRDIVIKSSNGNFVRLADVADIEDGVRNARSIAWFNKQPAVLIQITKQGDANVIDTVDRVKALIPVLKQWIPAGVDISTLVDRTSTIRASVLDMQWTLLATAILVMVVVFVFLRRLTPTIAAGISVPLALAGTCAGMWVAGFSIDNLSLMALAISVGFVVDDAIVMIENMFRNLEHGMRPFQAALEGARQIGFTVVSISLSLIAAFTPLIFMDGIVGRLLREFSLTLTFAILVSTLVSLTVTPMICAHYVRQTPSGTATLFDRIIEGSLSRIVAFYTRTLRTVLEFPLLTLLVFFATIALTVTLYIKVPKGYFPTDDSGFVIGATRASADISFQSMLSLQQRLADIVMQDPAVAGIGSTVGSGGGPGGATSNRGTMFISLKPPEERDHVSTQLVIDRLRRALYPVPGIRLFMFAAQDVRAGGRQSDSDYQYTLSSTDLGLLQQWAPIVAKRMETVEGITDISSDRDPGGLQLTLSIDRQKASALGVRVQDIDNALNNAFSQRQISIIYTQRNQYMIVLEIDPKFQVDPSNLERIYVAGANDAQVPLSAVVHATRGLAALAVYHSQSFPSTTVSFNLLPDVALQAATQNIQRAVEELHMPEGIRGSFDGNAGDFARTSGRQPLLILGALVAMYIVLGVLYESLAHPLTIISTLPSAGLGALLALQLTNTPLTVIAFVGIILLIGIVKKNGIMMVDFALDAERQRGLSSAEAIFEACQARFRPILMTTMAALFAGIPLVVATGPGTELRRPLGITIIGGLFVSQILTLYTTPVIYLLIDRLRRRSEPRPLTAPAE